Proteins encoded together in one Thermococcus gammatolerans EJ3 window:
- the purD gene encoding phosphoribosylamine--glycine ligase, with amino-acid sequence MRVLLVGGGGREHAIGEALVRGGAELYVVSKHKNPGLARLARGYGLAKETDIKKVLEYAEKFGVELAFIGPEAPLEKGIVDALEENGIPAVGPSREAAKLETDKAFARTFMERNEIPGRKVFRVFTDVSKMRSWVDDFGRPVVVKPIGLTGGKGVKVVGYQLRDNEEAKSYAEELIRRDGRVLIEERTNGVEFTFQVFTDGKRVLPMPLAQDYPHAYENDEGPITGGMGSYSCSNGLLPFVTREDYEKALETLKATVEAMRKEGTPYKGILYGQFMLSKGGPVLIEYNARFGDPEAINVLPLLETSLLEVAEGIVDGNLQGAEFEKKATVVKYLAPKGYPTNPVRGVKVEVNEKAVEEVGARLYYASIDENFTLLGSRAIAVVGIADSLEEAERIAKSVIPHVKGELFYRRDVGTRKSVEKRIELMKEFGKEFEPNPC; translated from the coding sequence ATGAGGGTTCTGCTCGTTGGCGGAGGGGGAAGGGAGCACGCTATTGGGGAGGCCCTCGTAAGGGGAGGTGCCGAGCTCTACGTCGTCTCGAAGCACAAAAACCCTGGCCTCGCGAGGCTCGCGAGGGGCTACGGCCTGGCAAAAGAGACAGATATCAAAAAGGTTCTCGAATATGCCGAAAAATTTGGCGTCGAGCTGGCATTCATTGGCCCAGAAGCGCCGCTTGAGAAGGGCATCGTTGATGCCCTTGAGGAAAACGGCATCCCCGCAGTCGGACCGAGCAGGGAGGCAGCTAAGCTCGAAACCGACAAGGCCTTCGCGAGAACCTTCATGGAGCGCAACGAAATCCCTGGGAGAAAGGTCTTCCGCGTCTTCACCGACGTTTCGAAGATGCGCTCGTGGGTTGACGACTTTGGAAGGCCTGTCGTGGTAAAACCCATCGGTCTGACCGGCGGGAAGGGCGTTAAGGTCGTTGGCTACCAGCTGAGGGACAACGAGGAAGCTAAGTCCTACGCCGAGGAGCTCATCAGGCGCGACGGAAGGGTTCTTATCGAAGAACGCACAAACGGTGTCGAGTTCACCTTCCAGGTCTTCACTGACGGAAAAAGGGTTCTCCCGATGCCCCTCGCCCAGGACTACCCCCACGCCTACGAGAACGACGAAGGTCCGATAACCGGCGGGATGGGGAGCTACTCCTGCTCAAACGGCCTGCTTCCCTTCGTGACGCGGGAAGACTACGAGAAGGCCCTTGAGACGCTCAAAGCCACTGTCGAGGCCATGAGGAAGGAGGGGACGCCCTACAAGGGAATCCTCTACGGCCAGTTCATGCTTTCCAAAGGCGGGCCGGTTCTCATAGAATACAACGCCCGCTTCGGCGACCCAGAGGCAATAAACGTTCTCCCTCTCCTCGAGACGAGCCTGCTTGAGGTTGCGGAGGGAATAGTTGACGGCAACCTTCAGGGAGCGGAGTTCGAGAAAAAGGCAACGGTCGTCAAGTACCTCGCGCCGAAAGGTTACCCAACGAACCCAGTTAGAGGCGTAAAGGTGGAGGTCAACGAGAAGGCCGTTGAAGAGGTCGGTGCAAGGCTCTACTACGCTTCAATTGACGAGAACTTCACTCTCCTAGGCTCGAGGGCCATAGCGGTCGTTGGAATCGCCGATAGCCTTGAGGAGGCTGAGAGGATAGCCAAGAGCGTGATTCCGCACGTAAAAGGCGAGCTGTTCTACAGGCGCGACGTCGGAACCCGGAAGAGTGTCGAGAAGAGGATTGAGCTGATGAAGGAGTTTGGAAAGGAATTCGAGCCGAACCCGTGCTGA
- the purS gene encoding phosphoribosylformylglycinamidine synthase subunit PurS, whose product MKWRVTVTVRLKEGLNDPEGRVIGKALRNLGYAVDGLRVPKCFEFELESERPEEEVEEMCRKLLANPLIHSWEYRIEPVS is encoded by the coding sequence ATGAAGTGGAGGGTTACCGTCACCGTTCGCCTCAAGGAAGGCCTCAACGACCCCGAGGGAAGGGTCATAGGGAAGGCACTCAGAAACCTCGGCTACGCGGTTGATGGCCTGAGAGTTCCGAAGTGCTTCGAGTTCGAGCTTGAGAGCGAGAGGCCGGAGGAAGAGGTAGAGGAGATGTGCAGGAAGCTCCTCGCCAACCCGCTCATCCACAGCTGGGAGTATAGGATAGAGCCGGTGAGCTGA
- a CDS encoding MFS transporter codes for MDNRWRTVILNTLVVASGFGTMHMLEKFKDAVVNHYGITETMMGYQQTAYVVGLFVAFLLGGTTLFKGSFKRSVALIVSFAAIPQFLIPFMPNWWGVVALRFFQGFIVALIAVFSNQIGRLFVAERPFAKGIILSGIFWGGIYGISLAKWADGSDASWSSVTQAFLISAVLMYVMLAIWWFFTEDFEIPKEKRSSKANVWKMPFTWVFGFTFFPALWIIFTLGSFTLHNVDFSEAQVANLVRALEVSMGLWSIIMGYLGYRLSRGNPSNRGLFKAIVSVMTLSYAVTFLGIFIVWKAILANDYTLALIGIAITGIVQGTGPAFWTTAPAAYPREIYPEASFALGLISNSANAVAPNVMFVLVHSVNTGMVIYLLMAALGIATLLLSSRMKLPVEELSG; via the coding sequence ATGGATAACCGCTGGAGAACGGTCATTCTTAACACCCTCGTTGTTGCCTCAGGTTTCGGAACGATGCACATGCTGGAGAAGTTTAAGGATGCAGTTGTGAATCACTACGGGATCACCGAGACAATGATGGGCTACCAGCAGACAGCCTACGTCGTTGGCCTCTTCGTTGCTTTCCTCCTCGGCGGAACGACCCTCTTCAAGGGTTCCTTCAAGAGGAGTGTGGCTTTAATCGTCAGTTTCGCCGCGATTCCACAGTTCCTGATTCCATTCATGCCAAACTGGTGGGGAGTGGTTGCGCTCCGCTTTTTCCAGGGCTTCATCGTCGCCCTCATAGCAGTGTTCAGCAACCAGATTGGAAGGCTCTTTGTGGCAGAGAGGCCCTTTGCAAAGGGTATAATACTGTCAGGCATTTTCTGGGGCGGGATCTATGGAATAAGCCTGGCCAAATGGGCTGATGGGAGTGATGCGAGCTGGTCCTCCGTCACCCAGGCTTTTCTGATCTCAGCCGTTCTCATGTACGTCATGCTCGCAATCTGGTGGTTCTTTACGGAGGACTTTGAGATCCCCAAGGAGAAGCGCTCCTCTAAGGCAAACGTCTGGAAGATGCCGTTCACCTGGGTCTTCGGCTTCACATTCTTCCCGGCCCTGTGGATTATCTTTACCCTCGGCTCTTTCACCCTCCACAATGTGGACTTCAGCGAGGCGCAGGTGGCAAACCTCGTCAGGGCGCTGGAGGTTTCGATGGGTCTGTGGTCGATAATCATGGGGTATCTCGGCTACCGCCTATCGAGGGGGAACCCGAGCAACAGGGGTCTCTTCAAGGCCATCGTCAGCGTCATGACTCTCTCCTACGCGGTAACCTTCCTCGGGATCTTTATTGTCTGGAAAGCCATACTTGCCAATGATTACACCCTCGCCCTCATTGGAATAGCAATAACGGGAATCGTCCAGGGGACTGGCCCGGCCTTCTGGACAACCGCCCCAGCGGCCTACCCAAGGGAGATATATCCCGAGGCCAGCTTTGCCCTCGGACTCATCTCGAACTCCGCCAACGCCGTCGCTCCGAACGTCATGTTCGTCCTCGTGCACAGCGTGAACACTGGGATGGTAATCTACCTGCTCATGGCTGCCCTCGGCATTGCCACCCTTCTCCTCTCGAGCCGCATGAAGCTCCCGGTCGAAGAACTCTCGGGATGA
- a CDS encoding formate--phosphoribosylaminoimidazolecarboxamide ligase yields the protein MRIATYASHSALQILKGAKQEGFETVAFGKARVRPLYTKYFPVADYFLEGSYPEEELLNLDAVVIPTGSFVAHLGVELVERMRVPHYGNKEVLKWESDRSLERKWLEEAKLRLPRVYDDPDEVDRPVIVKPFGAKGGKGYFLAKSPEDFWRKAERLGIRDKEDLGEVQIQEYVVGVPVYPHYFYSKLNRELELMSIDRRYESNADAIGRIPAKEQLDIEVNTNYTVIGNIPIVLRESLLMDVIEAGERVVKTAEKLMGGLWGPFCLEGVFTEDLEFVVFEISARIVAGTNPFVHGSPYSWLRYDFPVSTGRRIAMELREALEEGRLDEIVT from the coding sequence ATGAGGATAGCGACCTACGCCTCCCATTCGGCCCTTCAGATTCTGAAGGGGGCGAAGCAGGAGGGCTTTGAGACGGTAGCCTTCGGAAAGGCCCGGGTTAGACCGCTCTACACGAAGTACTTCCCGGTTGCCGATTACTTCCTTGAGGGAAGCTATCCCGAGGAAGAACTCCTTAATCTGGACGCTGTAGTCATTCCCACAGGTTCCTTTGTCGCTCACCTCGGCGTTGAGCTCGTCGAGAGGATGCGCGTCCCCCACTACGGCAACAAAGAAGTCCTGAAGTGGGAGAGCGACCGCTCGCTCGAGAGGAAGTGGCTCGAGGAGGCGAAGCTACGCCTTCCGAGGGTCTACGACGACCCCGACGAGGTAGACCGGCCGGTAATCGTCAAGCCCTTTGGAGCCAAGGGCGGGAAGGGCTACTTCCTAGCCAAAAGCCCTGAGGACTTCTGGAGGAAGGCAGAGAGGCTCGGCATCAGAGACAAGGAAGACCTGGGCGAGGTCCAGATTCAGGAGTACGTGGTCGGCGTCCCCGTTTATCCTCACTACTTCTACTCAAAGCTGAACCGCGAGCTGGAGCTGATGAGCATCGACAGGCGCTACGAGTCGAACGCCGACGCGATAGGCAGGATTCCCGCGAAAGAGCAACTGGACATCGAGGTAAACACCAACTACACTGTTATCGGCAACATTCCAATCGTCCTGCGCGAGAGCCTGCTCATGGACGTCATTGAGGCCGGTGAAAGGGTAGTAAAGACCGCTGAAAAGCTCATGGGTGGCCTCTGGGGTCCCTTCTGCCTTGAGGGGGTTTTCACGGAGGATTTAGAGTTCGTCGTCTTCGAGATTTCGGCGAGGATAGTTGCCGGAACGAACCCCTTTGTCCACGGCTCCCCCTACAGCTGGCTCCGCTATGATTTCCCGGTGAGCACCGGCAGGAGGATAGCGATGGAGCTGAGGGAGGCTTTAGAAGAGGGCAGACTCGACGAGATCGTTACGTGA
- the guaB gene encoding IMP dehydrogenase: protein MGKFEHKLVNAIRGYTFDDVLLIPQPTEVEPKDVDVSTRITPKIRLNIPILSAAMDTVTEWEMAVAMAREGGLGVIHRNMSIEEQVEQVKKVKRAERFIVEDVISISPDETVDYAIFLMERNDIDGLPVVEDGKVVGVISKKDIAVKQGKLVRDIMTGEPITVPENVTAEEALTLMFEHRIDRLPVVNSEGKLVGIITMSDLAKRRKWKNAVRDENGDLVVAAAVGPFDLERAKALDRAGADVIVIDTAHAHNLKAIKAMKEIRKAVDADIIVGNIANPKAVDDLTFADAVKVGIGPGSICTTRVVAGVGVPQITAIALVADRASEYGLHVIADGGIRYSGDIVKAIAAGADAVMLGSLLAGTKEAPGKEVVINGRRYKQYRGMGSLGAMMKGGAERYYQKGHMKTRKFVPEGVEGVVPYKGSVSDVIYQLIGGLRSGMGYVGAKNIEELKEKGEFVIVTQAGVRESHPHDILITNEAPNYPINK, encoded by the coding sequence ATGGGAAAGTTTGAACACAAACTTGTTAATGCCATTAGGGGTTACACTTTCGACGACGTTCTTCTTATACCACAGCCGACTGAGGTCGAGCCGAAGGACGTTGACGTTTCAACGAGGATTACGCCGAAGATAAGGCTCAACATCCCGATTCTCAGCGCGGCGATGGACACGGTTACGGAATGGGAAATGGCCGTCGCGATGGCACGTGAAGGGGGTCTTGGAGTAATCCACAGGAACATGAGCATCGAGGAGCAGGTTGAGCAGGTGAAGAAGGTCAAGCGCGCGGAGCGCTTTATCGTCGAGGATGTAATCTCGATTTCGCCCGATGAAACGGTGGACTACGCCATCTTCCTTATGGAGAGGAACGACATAGACGGCCTGCCCGTCGTCGAGGATGGAAAAGTCGTCGGCGTTATCAGCAAAAAGGACATAGCTGTCAAGCAGGGAAAACTGGTAAGGGATATCATGACCGGCGAGCCGATAACCGTCCCCGAGAACGTGACGGCTGAAGAAGCCCTCACTCTGATGTTCGAGCACAGGATTGACAGACTGCCGGTTGTGAACTCTGAAGGGAAGCTCGTTGGCATAATCACGATGAGCGATTTGGCAAAGAGAAGGAAGTGGAAAAACGCAGTCAGGGACGAGAACGGAGATCTAGTCGTTGCTGCAGCCGTTGGACCCTTTGATCTTGAAAGGGCGAAGGCTCTCGATAGGGCCGGAGCTGATGTTATCGTAATCGATACCGCTCACGCACACAATCTCAAGGCGATTAAGGCCATGAAGGAGATAAGGAAAGCGGTTGATGCCGACATCATCGTTGGAAACATCGCCAATCCAAAAGCGGTTGACGATTTAACCTTTGCCGACGCGGTGAAGGTTGGCATAGGGCCCGGAAGTATATGCACTACCCGCGTTGTAGCTGGTGTTGGTGTCCCCCAAATTACGGCCATAGCGCTCGTGGCGGACAGGGCGAGTGAGTACGGGCTTCACGTCATAGCAGATGGTGGAATCCGCTACTCCGGGGACATAGTGAAGGCCATAGCGGCTGGAGCAGATGCTGTCATGCTCGGCTCCCTTTTGGCAGGAACAAAGGAGGCCCCGGGCAAGGAGGTCGTAATCAACGGACGGCGCTACAAGCAGTACCGAGGGATGGGTTCACTCGGTGCAATGATGAAGGGCGGGGCAGAGCGCTATTATCAGAAGGGTCACATGAAGACGAGGAAGTTTGTACCTGAGGGCGTTGAAGGTGTCGTCCCCTATAAGGGATCGGTCAGCGACGTCATTTATCAGCTCATCGGTGGTCTGCGCTCTGGAATGGGCTACGTTGGCGCTAAGAACATTGAGGAACTCAAAGAGAAGGGTGAGTTCGTTATCGTAACGCAGGCCGGCGTCAGGGAGAGCCACCCTCACGATATCCTTATCACCAACGAAGCCCCAAACTACCCGATTAACAAATAA
- the purQ gene encoding phosphoribosylformylglycinamidine synthase I, translated as MVRFAVVVFPGTNCDFETERAIRKAGAEAERVWYRASLKDFDGVVLPGGFSYADYLRAGAIAARQKIMEEVKEFAEEGRPVLGICNGFQILTEAGLLPGALRPNRVPRFLCRWVHLRVNDVETPFTSLYEPGEVIRMPIAHAEGNYYIDDPSKVRIVFQYSDENGNVSEEVNPNGSVLNIAAIANERGNVLGTMPHPERASDRFLGSEDGLRLFKSMVEWARR; from the coding sequence ATGGTGCGCTTTGCCGTTGTGGTCTTCCCTGGAACCAACTGCGACTTCGAGACTGAGAGGGCCATAAGGAAGGCCGGCGCCGAGGCCGAGCGCGTCTGGTACAGAGCCAGTCTCAAGGACTTCGACGGCGTGGTTTTGCCTGGCGGCTTCAGCTACGCCGACTACCTAAGGGCAGGTGCGATAGCCGCCCGTCAGAAGATAATGGAGGAGGTTAAGGAGTTTGCCGAGGAGGGACGGCCGGTTCTCGGGATATGCAACGGCTTTCAAATCCTCACCGAGGCGGGCCTCCTTCCAGGGGCGTTGAGGCCCAACAGGGTTCCGCGCTTCCTCTGCAGGTGGGTTCACCTCCGCGTAAACGATGTGGAAACGCCGTTCACTTCCCTCTACGAGCCGGGTGAGGTAATAAGGATGCCGATTGCCCACGCGGAGGGCAACTACTACATTGACGACCCGTCGAAGGTTAGAATCGTCTTCCAGTACAGCGACGAGAACGGGAATGTGAGCGAAGAAGTCAATCCCAACGGCTCGGTTCTCAACATAGCGGCGATAGCCAACGAACGTGGAAACGTTCTCGGAACGATGCCGCACCCGGAGCGTGCGAGTGATCGCTTTTTAGGCAGTGAGGACGGCCTGAGGCTGTTCAAAAGCATGGTTGAGTGGGCGAGGAGGTGA
- a CDS encoding formate--phosphoribosylaminoimidazolecarboxamide ligase family protein, with product MISRDEILGILERYDPEKITVGVLGSHSALDIADGAKEEGLPVLVVAQRGRHKTYAEYFRLRKTRDGITKGFIDEVIVLEKFARIIDVQDELVKRNVIFVPNRSFVVYTGIDRVENDFKVPLFGSRNLLRSEERSEEKSYYWLLEKAGLPYPEPVKPEEIDEVGLVIVKLPHAKKRLERGFFTAASYKEFREKAEKLIKLGVITEEDLARARIERYIIGPVFNFDFFYSPIDGEIELLGIDWRFETSLDGHVRLPAAQQLTLPEWQFEPEYTVTGHASSTLRESLLEKVFDMAEKYVKATQEYYSPGIIGPFTLQTAVDKDLNFYIYDVAPRTGGGTNIHMAMGHPYGNALWRKPMSTGRRVALEIKRAIELDELERVVT from the coding sequence ATGATAAGCCGCGATGAGATTCTGGGAATACTCGAGAGGTACGACCCCGAGAAAATAACCGTTGGCGTCCTTGGAAGTCATTCGGCTCTGGACATAGCCGACGGTGCTAAAGAGGAAGGTTTGCCCGTTCTCGTCGTCGCCCAGAGGGGCAGGCACAAAACTTACGCCGAGTACTTCAGGCTGAGGAAGACGAGGGACGGCATAACCAAGGGCTTCATCGACGAGGTCATCGTCCTTGAAAAGTTCGCCCGGATAATAGACGTCCAGGATGAGCTTGTTAAGAGGAACGTCATCTTCGTCCCCAACCGCTCTTTTGTTGTGTACACTGGTATAGACAGGGTTGAGAACGACTTTAAGGTTCCTCTCTTCGGCAGCAGGAACCTCCTCAGGAGCGAGGAGAGGAGCGAGGAGAAGAGCTACTACTGGCTCCTTGAGAAGGCCGGGCTCCCATATCCGGAACCTGTGAAGCCGGAAGAGATTGACGAGGTCGGCCTCGTCATAGTCAAGCTTCCGCACGCCAAGAAGAGGCTCGAACGCGGATTCTTCACGGCCGCGAGCTACAAGGAGTTCCGCGAGAAGGCTGAGAAGCTCATCAAGCTCGGCGTAATCACGGAAGAGGACCTCGCGAGGGCCAGAATCGAGCGCTACATCATTGGACCGGTGTTCAACTTCGACTTCTTCTACTCGCCGATAGATGGGGAAATAGAGCTTTTGGGAATAGACTGGCGCTTTGAAACGAGCCTGGACGGTCACGTAAGGCTTCCAGCGGCCCAGCAACTGACCCTCCCTGAGTGGCAGTTCGAACCCGAATACACCGTAACGGGCCATGCATCCTCAACGCTCCGCGAGTCCCTCCTTGAGAAGGTCTTCGATATGGCCGAGAAGTACGTGAAGGCGACGCAGGAGTACTACTCTCCAGGCATAATCGGGCCCTTCACGCTCCAGACGGCGGTTGACAAGGACCTGAACTTCTACATCTACGACGTCGCCCCGAGAACCGGCGGCGGGACGAACATCCATATGGCGATGGGTCACCCCTACGGAAACGCCCTCTGGAGAAAGCCGATGAGCACGGGAAGGAGGGTTGCCCTCGAGATAAAGCGCGCAATCGAGCTCGACGAGCTTGAGAGGGTGGTGACTTAA
- the purL gene encoding phosphoribosylformylglycinamidine synthase subunit PurL, translated as MFPHEEKLIRERLGREPNELEWAMLEVMWSEHASYKSSRPWLKLLPTENEHVILGPGEDAGIVKFDDETWVVVGIESHNHPSAVEPYGGAATGVGGIVRDILCMGARPIALLDPIRFGPLEKERNRYLFEYVVKGIADYGNRIGVPTVGGETEFDESLDSYTLVNVACVGIMRPEHLVHSYVTEAGLKLILVGNRTGRDGVHGVTFASEELSENTEEDRSAVQIPDPFTEKLLIEATLEAVYTGRVKALKDLGGGGLTCAASEMAGKKGFGAVIYADRVPLREPGMTPTEVMISESQERMLFAVKPEDVEEIGRIFEEYELEWTVVGETIEEPRFVVYWKGEKVADLPIELLTEVPTIEWELKPYSAEGPVETPDVPFERAFDLVWGSPNILSKRWVWEQYDHEVQGRTVLKPGRDAAVLKINDEYGLAFVADGNPNHSYLNPYQGAMGAVAEVVRNLVSVGAEPLALVDNLNFASPERPEVYWSFAETVRGLADAARAFGLAYVSGNVSFYNEVVDRPIKPTPVVAGLGKVKLEAIPNGGFEEGLLIGVVGLTKPELGGSELFARLGVEGGLAPRVNLEEEKANANGVLEAIRRGLVRAVHDVSRGGLAVALAKMAVAGNTGFTADLSKVPSETTNPIEVAFSESHGRYIVAFPEENLEELKGLFKHFVIIGRTGGSDAVFLWNGWELLRKPVSELKAVHESLPMLLGEEE; from the coding sequence ATGTTCCCGCACGAGGAGAAGCTCATCCGCGAAAGGCTCGGCAGGGAGCCGAACGAACTTGAGTGGGCGATGCTCGAAGTGATGTGGAGCGAGCACGCATCGTACAAATCCAGCAGGCCCTGGCTCAAGCTCCTCCCAACGGAGAACGAGCATGTGATTTTGGGCCCGGGTGAAGATGCTGGAATAGTGAAGTTCGACGACGAGACGTGGGTAGTCGTTGGAATCGAGAGCCACAACCATCCAAGCGCGGTCGAGCCCTACGGGGGAGCGGCCACTGGAGTCGGGGGAATTGTGAGGGACATACTCTGCATGGGCGCGAGACCAATAGCGCTTCTCGATCCCATACGCTTCGGCCCGCTGGAGAAGGAGAGAAACCGATACCTCTTCGAGTATGTCGTTAAGGGTATAGCCGACTACGGCAACAGGATAGGCGTTCCGACCGTTGGGGGCGAGACGGAGTTCGACGAGAGCCTCGACAGCTACACGCTCGTTAACGTCGCCTGCGTCGGGATAATGAGGCCCGAGCACCTCGTCCACAGCTACGTGACCGAGGCAGGACTCAAGCTAATCCTCGTCGGCAACAGGACCGGCAGGGACGGGGTTCACGGCGTCACCTTCGCGAGCGAGGAGCTGAGCGAGAACACCGAAGAAGACCGCTCCGCGGTTCAGATTCCAGATCCGTTCACAGAAAAGCTCCTCATCGAGGCCACCCTCGAGGCGGTCTACACGGGCAGAGTCAAGGCACTCAAGGATTTGGGGGGCGGGGGACTGACCTGCGCCGCCTCCGAAATGGCGGGCAAGAAGGGCTTCGGGGCGGTAATCTACGCGGACAGGGTTCCGCTCCGCGAGCCGGGGATGACCCCAACCGAGGTCATGATCTCCGAGAGCCAGGAGAGGATGCTCTTCGCGGTTAAGCCGGAGGACGTCGAGGAGATAGGCAGGATTTTCGAGGAGTACGAGCTCGAGTGGACCGTCGTCGGCGAGACGATTGAGGAGCCACGCTTTGTCGTCTACTGGAAGGGTGAGAAGGTTGCGGATTTGCCTATAGAGCTTTTGACAGAGGTTCCAACGATAGAGTGGGAGCTGAAGCCTTACAGCGCCGAGGGGCCGGTCGAAACTCCCGACGTTCCCTTTGAGAGGGCCTTCGACCTCGTCTGGGGCAGTCCAAACATCTTGAGCAAGCGCTGGGTCTGGGAGCAGTACGACCACGAGGTTCAGGGGAGAACGGTTCTTAAGCCTGGAAGGGACGCGGCGGTTCTTAAGATAAACGACGAGTACGGTCTGGCCTTTGTAGCAGATGGAAACCCGAACCACAGCTACCTGAATCCCTACCAAGGCGCGATGGGGGCCGTTGCCGAAGTGGTGAGAAACCTGGTCAGCGTTGGGGCCGAGCCTTTAGCGCTCGTTGACAACCTCAACTTCGCATCGCCCGAGAGGCCCGAGGTCTACTGGAGCTTCGCCGAGACCGTCAGGGGCCTGGCTGACGCGGCGAGGGCCTTTGGCCTGGCGTACGTCAGCGGGAACGTCAGCTTCTACAACGAGGTCGTTGACAGGCCGATAAAGCCGACTCCCGTCGTTGCCGGCCTCGGGAAGGTGAAGCTTGAAGCTATTCCGAATGGGGGTTTCGAGGAGGGCCTCCTCATTGGCGTTGTAGGCCTCACGAAGCCCGAACTCGGCGGTTCTGAGCTCTTCGCGAGGCTCGGCGTTGAGGGTGGCCTCGCACCGCGCGTGAACTTGGAGGAAGAAAAAGCCAACGCGAATGGCGTCCTTGAGGCGATAAGGAGGGGCCTCGTCAGGGCCGTCCACGACGTGAGCAGGGGCGGCCTGGCGGTTGCCTTGGCCAAGATGGCTGTTGCCGGGAATACTGGCTTCACCGCAGACCTCTCGAAGGTTCCCTCCGAAACCACTAACCCAATCGAGGTCGCCTTCAGCGAGAGCCACGGGCGCTACATCGTGGCGTTCCCGGAAGAGAACCTTGAGGAGCTGAAGGGCCTCTTCAAGCACTTTGTCATCATCGGAAGGACAGGAGGAAGCGACGCGGTCTTCCTCTGGAATGGGTGGGAACTCCTTAGAAAACCCGTTTCGGAGCTTAAAGCCGTTCACGAGTCTCTACCAATGCTTTTGGGTGAGGAGGAATGA
- a CDS encoding DUF835 domain-containing protein has protein sequence MGAKMDYAFVTAAFSIAIKLVAGGMILFFAEVKHRKTSLPWGLAWIAYAYAIAGDISGNYIIGAMSVAIFASLIFYGTTRLIGAEFYIGKVSRIIALLPMFFVILLVSGALMLPRNLNLLIMGVSHAVSGLFMILSGFLLLELREIYGKKANNLGITLIIYGIHQVDYLALRNEQGFATVGFVLGLILTVVSALLMIQFVLVTPFGPKSARVHEKIQKGVLILRLESIEGYMDLLRDYPVLAFVRTISTPNKWTTFKLSNVPGKLTIEPTNLPRILETAVEYMKRAREDGDSFRPVILIEGLEYLRLYNDFSSIAKFLATLKDYVSVNEGTLIVVLDEKAWEKKEFHLLTRILT, from the coding sequence TTGGGGGCAAAGATGGACTATGCATTCGTAACGGCAGCCTTCAGCATAGCCATCAAGCTCGTCGCCGGAGGGATGATACTTTTTTTCGCAGAAGTGAAACACAGAAAGACTTCCCTCCCTTGGGGGCTGGCATGGATAGCGTACGCCTACGCAATTGCCGGCGATATTTCAGGGAACTACATCATAGGGGCCATGTCGGTAGCGATTTTTGCCTCGCTAATATTCTATGGTACAACCAGGCTCATAGGGGCGGAGTTTTATATCGGAAAGGTGTCGCGAATCATTGCACTGCTTCCCATGTTCTTCGTTATCCTCCTTGTATCGGGTGCATTAATGCTCCCAAGGAACCTCAACCTTCTGATAATGGGCGTCTCCCATGCGGTTTCCGGTCTCTTCATGATACTCTCCGGATTTCTCCTCCTTGAGCTCAGGGAGATCTACGGGAAGAAAGCCAACAATCTCGGCATCACATTGATAATCTATGGCATTCACCAAGTCGATTACCTAGCCCTGAGGAACGAGCAGGGATTCGCAACAGTGGGGTTTGTTCTTGGACTGATTTTAACTGTAGTTTCAGCACTCCTCATGATCCAGTTCGTTCTGGTTACTCCTTTCGGCCCAAAATCAGCCCGGGTTCATGAAAAGATCCAGAAAGGAGTTCTGATACTCAGACTGGAATCGATCGAGGGATACATGGATCTACTTAGGGACTACCCCGTCCTTGCATTTGTCAGGACTATAAGCACTCCAAATAAATGGACTACGTTCAAGCTGAGCAACGTCCCTGGGAAGCTCACAATAGAACCAACGAACCTGCCGAGAATCCTGGAAACTGCCGTGGAATACATGAAACGGGCTCGAGAAGATGGGGACTCGTTCAGACCCGTTATATTGATAGAGGGCCTCGAGTATCTAAGGCTTTACAACGATTTCAGCAGCATAGCCAAGTTTCTCGCGACCCTGAAAGACTACGTAAGCGTTAACGAGGGGACCCTTATTGTGGTGCTGGATGAAAAAGCCTGGGAAAAGAAGGAATTCCACCTCCTAACCCGGATCCTCACGTAA